AGCGAGAAGTAAGGAAACATGGTTCCATGTGGATATTGTCATCCATTACATCGGAGTGTATCCAGGTACAAGATCCGACTCCCATGTCAACCTTAAATAGGAGATCACATACAAGAATCAGAGAAATGCATTCTCATCAGAGAGTGAACATAAGTTCCATTGTCACTAGCAGGAAGGAAAAAATCAACTTCATCTTTAAATATAAGAACCTTTTGGAGGTCGTCAGGGATGTATTCCTCGACTTTCTCAATCAGCTCTCTAGGAATTGGATCACCCCTACAGATTGAAACAGAAAAGTCTTAGATACAACTATGCATTAGCAGCTCAAATCTACGGTGCTTGTGCCAGCATATGTAAATGCACAGGAAAAAACTCATGTATAGGTACCCCACACTGCAATAGAGTAATACAGCAGTACCCAACACATACACATTAACAGGCAAAAGAACTGTCTGAATAGAATTTGTTCAAATAAGGAACAAAGAAAAATTTTGATGAGCTTAACAAGAGAGTTAAACATTAATCCAGTAGAAGACAAGCAGCACAAAATCCAACACAGAGATCAATAAGAAGTGTTTGTCTAGTATAATTCTTTCCCAATTCTAAACAAGAACTGAATATATCTTGTCCTTCATGTAGTGTATAGGAAAGTTAAGCTAAGGTAATATGTCTCCTCAACCATCTTATTTATGCAATATATAAGTAGTAAAGAAGTCGTTAAGGATTTTATCTTCTCAATTCAAGAAATGACTTTACAAAGTACTTTCTTTGTCCAAATTTCGGTATCTCATGGAATTTCAAATTAAGTTcttctttataaattattttaccaCAACTATTAAGGGAAGAGTTGAATTATATTTTTGTGTATGTATACATATGTGTGTATTATTAATAGAGTTGAAACTTACTATATTTCAATCAAAATTAGTCAAACAAGAAAGAAAATTGACTTTTTCAATACTTTGAACATTAACTGAAATAAAAAAGGATCTCAAGCAACCATTTTAAAGAGACTAATGGTAAGCAGTGGTAGGGAACCAATAGTCCAAAGAAAGGCTCTGCTTCACGTTGCATATTAGAACTCATTAAAGCTCGATTAGCATCATTATGTTCGATAAAAGGAATGAGGGAAGCTCcaatagaaaaatattgaaaaggaaaaatacTTCGAAGATGAACCTATTCCCATGCAATAGTCAAGAATTCTTGACAGTATCGAGCTGGAACAACCTGTTATTCCTGAATAACCCGATTTAAGGCTAAAGAATTGGAGACTTTTGCCCTCGCCATGTAAACTGAGAGCCTAGGTACCCAAGATCAATGATTTTGCTTTCAATCTTTAAACTTGGTCACAGAATAACATGTAGGCTGATCTGACACCAAATGAAGAGCCAACTAAGAACCCCCCAAAAGTCATATAACCCTGGCATAGCATTTACATTGATGTAACACTAATCAACCCAAGAAATTCTCTAATGAGTCTTTTGGTTTGAAGACAAGTTATACTGAGATTAGTTATGTCggtattatttcttattgactGTTCggtttattatattaaaaataacatgcatgacataatttctaagaaagaaattgtttgtttacaaaaatgcGCTCCACCTTATTTAGTAGAAAAAGGGTTTGAGGTACCTCAGGGgtaatttttgtcattttcattGTTTTATCCCGGGATAACTAGTCCTGGTACTATTATTCCACCCTCTGGTAGggataactattttttttttaaaatgggggTCGGGGAAGGGGATTACAAGGTGGGAATTAGAACCCTCATCAGCACAAATAGTCAACCAATTGAGCTGCGAGCTGCTgagatgccacgtggcagggaTGACTTATCCTGGTGCTAATGACTAATTCTAGTATAACTTATCCCAGGACTATCTATGCTTGTCCAGcataccaaacgacccctaaaagAATAGACAGGGAGTTAGACCCACGGTTCTATTATCTATGGCTTTAGTATCTAGTCTAGTCTAGAGGAATAAATGAAACACATGGTCTCAAGCATCACAGTCAAAGGCACAAAGCCATCCGAGCAGAAGCAAGGTCATAAGGAGAACATTTGCTACATAATACTGAGACTTTAGAATACTGCTTTATGATCAACAAAGTATTCTGGTGTTCTGTTTACCATTTAGTCAAGCGGTCACAAACATCTTTCTTTTTCCTGTTCAGAGTTTTCAGGAATAAATTCCACTCTGCAGGGACACAAATCTTGTCCTCGTCATCCTCGAGATTCCCATTAGCATTGGGTACTGCTTTCTGCTGGGTTTCCAACAATGTTGGATCATTCAAAGCTGGGCACGGCACAAGATGAAGGTTGCGCATTTGTTCTCCCAGGAACGAGGCCAGATTTAGAGTGTCTTCCCATGAGATGGAATCTCTTCTGCTAGCAAACACAAACTAAATGAAAAAGAGGAGCAGTACATCAAAAAACAACTGCAAGTACTTCATATAAATGATACAGGCAATTATAGAAATCGATTCACTTACATTTGAGCATATATTTTCCCTTTGCATCTCTGTGTTATGACATATGGCCATATTGTTGTGCCACTGCCAGAGCTTACTACTTCGGCTACTGACATCCCGGCTTTTCTATAATCAAACTGCCTTTTACTCCATAAACCAAATGGATAATCAGCTTGCTCATGTTCCACAAGGGGTCTAAAATTAACAATCACCTCTGGAATTCCTTTGCCATCCCAACACTGAACCTTACACAATCCATTTTCAACATAGAGAATCCCACTGGATAAAACATTAGGAATGTGATTCCTCAAAGGGGAGTTCATTTTCTGGAGTGAACTGTAAAACTCGAGCTGCAAAAGATCAAACCAAACTGAATGAATAAATAACAAAGAAATATATCAGCTGGAAAAATAACTGCCAGAAGTACAGATATACCTCAGTGCCCAAAGAATGAAGACAAGCTTCTAATCCTTCTTCAACAAGTATTTTTATAACATTGTCCCCAGCTAGATAAACCTGTACACAGGTATTACCACTAGTTAGGTTAATGATGACAAAACATCtttgtaagaaaaaaattgatcttcCACTCTTTCTTAAGCATCTCAACTTCAGTATTAACTCGTTGAGATGAGAAAAGCCTACTTGAGTATTGATGTATAAAAACCTCAACACTATCACAAAGGTAATGGGGTCAGGCGCCAATAATAACTAAAAGTTTCCTTCAACTTCAGTctagataaaaaaaaagtgaCACTAATGAAATAACCACATCAGTAGAAGATCCACTAAGCACAAAGACTTACCGGATTGCTGCCTGTTCCAACTGGAAGCCTCTCATCATCTGTTAGCAACGGCAACCCATGGAAGGTACAAATTTCTGTCGCGCGTGCGTACCATCTATCAGCATTCAGCGCCAGACAGGCTCCCTAGCAGAAGTGATTCTACGGTCATAAGCAATAACAGAAACTTAAATTACACAAAGGTGACCCTGACGAGAGATGACCAATTATTGATTTAACACCTCATTATGCAGAACATTTATAACCTCAGACTACGTGTGATAAGCCGTGCAGCTGAAAAGGTCAAGGTTCCTGCTATGTAGCTACTTAGGCATATATAAATTCATCAGCTGGAATGTCTCATATGATGCAGATCAAGGTAGCCACCAAGGATTTTGGAGCATTCTTCCATCCACCATGAGCTTGGAGGATTTAGAGGAAGCATGGCCTCGAGGTCTAAAGTATGCTCAAGTGGATATTTGAAGGAAGGGAGCCAAGCACCAAAGCAATTAGAAGGCCAAAAACATAGAAGCTGCAGATTTTTGCTACAGTGAAGGCCCAATCGCAAAGAAGGCAGCATCATGAAGGCCACGATCGCGGTTCCCAGACCAATGTCAACGTCCTGGAAGCTCAATTCTGCATTTGGCCAATTTCTGCAATTTTATCCAAATTCCGTTCTACCCTTATGTCTAGGGACTCTTTAGGTTTTTATAATACTAATAAGAGACCTAGTATAAATAGTCCCTAACTTTCCATTTTTAGGTAGCTAACTTTGAACATGATATTTCTATTTAGAGATGATGGTTGTAGGTGATCTGAACTTGCAAGGGGTTTTCCAAGTAAAATTCTTCCACTTGAAGTATTTCTATAGTTTAGGTTCTTCTTGTTTGCATAATAGAGTGTTTATTTGATACTGAATGTTCTAATAATTGTTTTCTAGTTGGGTCTATTCTAAGTGggcgtttggattggcttattttaagtgACTTTTGGCTTTTAAGCTCTTTTTTAGTTTTGGAAAACACCAAAAGTGCTTTTAAGCACTTTTTCTaggctaaaaaaataaaagccaAAAGTTGGGTGTCCCCATCTTATGGCTTTTAGCTTTTAGCCACTtaaaaagccaatccaaacacccCCTAAATTCTTTATCGTTTTACTATAATTTTTGTTATCCCTATCCCGCTCTACATCATAAGATGGTTGATACAAATAACAGAAGGAAAGCTTATGGTATACTTAGAACAGTCACATCGACTGCCCCAGAAGGAAAGCATTGTATACTTAGAACAGTCACATCTACATCATATGATGGTTGATACAAATAACAGAAGGAAAGCTTATGGTATACTTAGAACAGTCACATCGACTGCCCCAGAAGGAAAGCTTATGGTATACTTTGAACAGTCACATCTACATCATATGATGGTTGATACAAATATCAGAAGGAAAGCTTATGGTATACTTAGAACAGTCACATCTACATCATATGATGGTTGATACAAATATCAGAAGGAAAGCTTATGGTATACTTAGAACAGTCACATCTACATCATATGATGGCTGATACAAATAACAGAAAGAAAGCTTATGGTATACTTAGAACAGTCACATAGACTGGCCCAAAAGGTCAGTCGACATTTCCAGGATTTTCTTTTCATGCAATTAGAGGCATTAGTTGAGACAAAAAGTTTGATTgatcaaaaaaaaagagaaaaaaacactaatcataaataagaagagAAGTGAATATATAAATACCTTCCATATAAGGTCTCTAGTCTCTGGTTTTTCAACCCAAAGCTTTGATAGCCACATTCTCATTTCTCGCTGCCCGATAGAGTTGCTTGAGCTCCATAACGAAGTGTAGTGATCTTGCTCTTTATCCAAAAACATAGCTAAGAAATTTATGTCATAAGAAAATTCCACCTCTGTgaaatctatgcatttagagaCACCATCTATTGTACTTCCATATTCTGAACCTTTCGGTTGGTCAACTCTAATCCTCTTGTCTTTCCTTGACAGATCAGAGCAGCTCAAACCACTTTCTAAGGAAAACATATTTTTCCTGACATCCTCAATAATGATGTCATCTAAAGCAAGAAGCCCAGCACGGCATACTCCTTTATGTCTATAACCAGGAGCCATATCCAGACACACAAATTCAAAGTTCTTGGAGTTCACAAAATTCTGTGTCACAGCAACAGTAGTCTCTAAATTTAGCACACAATGCCACCATCCACTTGGGACAAATATCGTGTCCCCAGGCAGTTGAGTGCACTCGATTGGTTTGTCTTCCTCAGTAAGAAGAGGATAGAAGTCCAGCCACCACTGGATGAACATGACAGAAATAACACATTGCTCAAATAAATGAAAACCAATCACAATATTAGGCAACGTAGAAGTAAATTATTTGTATCTCAAAATTGTTAATACCTGCAAAGATGATGGACTGTCAATATTGACATCACCATCTTCTTCATTTACATGCACTGTTACTCCTAAAGGTACTCTTCCAGGGGGATATAACGCCCACCTGCAAAATAAAATGACTAAGGGCCTTTTTTTGTCTCCCAACAAGTATCACAATGGTGATTAATCCACTACAGCAGAAGAAAAATTCTTGGACAGTGTAAAATAAGAATACaccaaaatatttcaaaagcTCCTAATAATATTTACTACATGCTATAAACAAGCTCAAGTCTACTTCTGAAATTTAAATgccttcaatttttttccttcttttctttccaCTTGTAGGTGGGAGGAGACAAAAGAGAGTCACAACTCAAGACTAGACAACTTAGCACCATGTCTTAACATTGGAGAACTTTGAGCAAACAACATCAATCCAGTTCTATAAGCAAGAAACTCCCAGCAGCGAGCAAAATCTATAGTTTGTCACCATCCACTTCTTTGGTGAGTTTCTTTTTAGCTCATTCCCGCTCCAAGCtatcatataaaatatacatacatacatatatatataatatatatatatatatacatacatacatatatatataatatatatatacatacatacatatacatatatacatacatacttacatacatacatacatacatacatatatatatatatatatatatatatatatatatatattcaagtgCACTTTTCATGAAATAACTTTGAGGGAAAAAGTGAAAGGCTGACATAACTTCAATTTTTTGCAAAGCCTGCCCCTTTTGCATATACCCATGAACCTACTATAAAATGCAGAAAGTATAATCTGCTTATAGACACAGATCGGAAGAGAGACTTAAGAAAGCGTCGTTCAAAAGTATGTTTTCTAAATGAAATTCTTATTTAGGTTTTTCCGTTCTATCTTTGACTTCTTTTCTTCAACACTCTGGCAGCTGTTTTCTGATCAACCCAATTATCTCCACCCACAACTGAGCAAACCATCAGTACTTCCATTGCTTTCTACCACAACTTCATTGATCGATCAGGGAGTTGATCAACAGGCAGTAATGAGTACGAGTTTGATTGGTCAAATTATCAAACAAAGCATGCCTAAAGTGAAGCATTCAGCAAGATCCTGAGACAAGATGACTGGCAAGTGATAGACTGGTTCTCGTAACATACCTTTTACGGCCACATAGAAGTGTATTCCAAGCACTAGTTAGGGATGGATCAACATGCCAAGAGGCACCAGACCTCTCTGGTCCCACAATGAGCCATCTGAAGGGAGGCCGCTGATCCATGTCCAGCACATCAAAGAAGTCCTCTTTGAACATATTTGGAACATTGTACTCCTTCAACAACTCTGGGGCAGCTTCCCCAAACTGAGAAAAAGTAATTCAAGTTAGAACAGTCTGTTGTCGGAGACTGTACAGAGAGAACAGCAGGATTGTAAAGGAACCTTCTCATCAAAAATGTAAAGAGGATCCTCGTCATGCTGAACTTTCATATATGACACATAGTTCTTCAGTTTCATCCTAATTTTGTGACGACTTCTTTGAGATAATTTAAATGCTGTATctccataattttttaaaagctCCTCTGTTGTCCATGTAGTCCTTGCAGGCCAAGTGTCGGCCAATCCACCAATTAAAACCTGTTATAGTGTAAGCAATAAGCTTGGTGAAgatcataacatattcatatgACTGTCTATAAGGAAAACCATGCACATGAGCTATCAGTACATAAAAAAGGTTCAGACAAATTAAGCCAATTTCTTTTGCCCCTTTTTCAAGAATGACACACGAACAACATTGGTCAAATGATAGAAATGCAATCAAGTAGACTTAAAGAGAAAGATCCAGTgtatatcaatcaatcaactaacCCTCAATCCTAAACTAGTTGGCATATAGCTATATGAATCCTCGGGATAAGTTGATGAACTCAATGTAtataagaaagaaaaggaaGGGAAAAAcagcaaaaataaagaagaagaggaaaaacaaCAAGAAGCAGCAGCAAGAATCactatataattttcttttgataagcAAGAATCAGTAAGTGATTTGTTTTCTGGTACACATGTAAACTAATAATTACAAGACAGTAGATTCTAACTTCATCTATTCAAGTCTCCTGCTTTGACTTGGGAACAACTATTAAGGAGTACTTGAAATGTTAAAGTAGTTAAGTAGCAATGGGTCCAAAAGTGAGATAAAACTAACTTTGCCAGAACTTGACCATTTTAGTCAGTTTTCAAGTGGTTACTACATTGATTTCTGATACTAAGAGATTCAATCAGAGCTAAAGATAATAGAGTAAAGGTGTCCCTTTAAGCAAAGTAGACACAATTGTGGGGCAACTTAGAGAAGAGAATATATGACATGATTTGAGAAAGGCAGTATGTTCAAAGGGAAGGAGGTAAAATCACTTGAAATGATGCAcactaaaacataattttatcacagattttattaaataaaagacAGTGAatactccatatcaccgaggacatgaccttagatagaaaggagtggcGGTCGTggattaggatagaaggctagtaggaatagaatggtgtcttgccgtgtgtcggtttagggtggtcgtaggtctaggtgTGCCTTATAGTTGTATTGTTAGTGCCTTTGTTTATCACATTACTTTGATATTGTTaatgttcttgtcttgtaaaatttgcatcgctTTTCGTTTTATTgacattatgctatatatattgtttttctctcttacttgggactgtgacttttgagccgagggtctttcggaaacagcctctctatctccatgaggtagtggtaaggtctacgtacatcCTACTCTCCCCAGACTCCACtagtggaatttcactgggtatgttgttattgtgtAAAAGATAGCGAATACAAAGACAATCTAACAAATCATCAATAATCTAACAACCATTCCATGTGCGTTAAAGCATTTATAAGTTGCAAACACCATACCGGTTTCTGTCCATCATACTTATCACGAAACTCTTCTATAGAAAGGTTCTTTGCTCTTTCCACATTTCCGGTATCGTAATAAAATCCATTCAATGATGTATAGCACCGGTATAATCTACGATAAAGGAATAAAGAGTTGAATCCTGCAAAGTTGAGCTCCCATTAGCATATTATGTACAGTAGCATTGCGGAGTTGAAGAATATTCAACAAACCAATAGCAACATATATTACCATTGAAGTGTAGCGGTTTCTGGCAGGATTCATTATTTTCGAAAGTCACATTCAATCTACATCAATGGGGAAAATACAATGAACTGACTGTCAAACAACTTGAATCTAGTCAATGAAGGGTAACTACATTGCAGAAGAAAATACTATGTATAACCATACTGATCCAGGGCTGTTCTTTTCCAGGAGCCTTTATACTGAAGCTGACGATCAGTAATATCAATGCATAAGCTCATCCATAGGGGCTCCTCGTTGCATAATATATACATCACACTGCAAAACAGTAAGTATTTAAAGAAGGTACGGGAAAAAGTGGCACTGAGTTTTTCCTTAAGCTTACTCAGAAAAATGGAAGACACTGACAGCACTTTGGATAAGGAGCTGTATCTCAGGAAATCATATCCAATTGATAAGCTTGGCCTACTGACACTAAGAGTGATTAACAGGTATAAGTGGCACAGCCATTAGAAGTATTGACTTTGTCATTATCACCCGCAACTTTGATAAGCAGGTATTCTAAGTATTAAATCATATTTCGACAAACATGCTTACAAGTAAATCCACGGTAATTTGATCACACAACAAGAAATAAGAAAACTATCTGCATCTATCAGTTCATAGACCAATAATAACTGAAAACGAGAAGAAAGAAACGGCATAATCAGACATTTAACATCTATTAATTATAGTTTGAAAATCTCCCACTGTTTGTTACCAACAATCCCTATTGAACTGATTTTGTGCTAGAAAAAGAAATACGCGTACACAGAAACATCGAGAAGCCTAAGCTGCCCTAAAACAACACGAGATGCATATTCTACTAATTCATagaaatcaaacaaaaattGAACACATCTATGTAAGAACAAGGAAAAAATACCTGTCATTTTTTCATCTATTAGTTAAATTAAGAAAGTCCCTAATGCTATAACCAAAATTCTCTACTGAACTGATTTTGTATGAGAAAGAGAAATGCATCAGGCGCACACAAGATCTACATTCCACTAATTCACAAGAATCAGATAAAATTAAACGCAAATCGATACTTTAGAAGAAGCAACAAATCATGCAATCGAATGAATTAAAGCttgaataaattcaaaattgaaCACTCATCCCTATCTACATATAATTAGcagaacttcagctccaatCCAAAAGTTATTGCGCTACGCTGTATACACAAGACTAATTTTTTGACAGTAAAATCAGTTGGATAATTGAAAGAACCTGCTAACACAGGAAAGGCGAGCAACATCGCGAGGAGTGAGATAAGTGAGTATGGAGCACAGAATTTCGTCGGGAAGAATGCGGAGGTCTCCGAGAGCCGCCGGCCTCCGATCAAATTGTCCAACTTCCATCGGCGATGAGACTGGTCGCATTTGCAATTGGGgattattctttttcttcaaatGTTTAAATTGAGAAGAAGATTTCAAGAATTCAATACAATAGTTTGTTAAATCTGCCGCGTAAAACTTAAGCAACACACCGAGCGCGTTAGAttattcctttttccttttttactatttttatccCTTTTCTCGATTTCTTAGGCGTGGCAAAAACGTGTCACATTACACCAAAATTGTTGTGTTATTCAATTATCACGAATTTAATTGGCCTCTCTGATAGAATTTGATTTGACacgtaaaaaaagaaagaaaatgttaaaatttataatttgaataagttataaatgtttgtatgattataaattaatttattgataataaaattaatattttaaagttaatttattattaaatttaaaattttgtcttttttttaattaattaaaagagaaagtgaattatataaattgagactGAAGTATTTTTTATcttcttgaaaaatattaacaataagCTCAAGGAAATTTTTTTcacttgaaaaataataaaaacaattttattttatttttacttttgagcattatatttttgaaatatttactAAAATCTTACTTGATATGCcttataaaagtaaaaataaattgcCTAATTAGTTGTCTCTAGTTTCTGATGCTGCTGAATTCCAACGCATAAAGCTTTTGGACAAAATTTGACCAAATGAAATAACAATTACGAATTCAATGCATTGacaatatgttattatttataattaaggacaaaaaaattaaaatatatttggtAATGTAAAAGTTTCTTACATTATAATTTGTcaatgtatataattaattaaattcttATAGATATTCATGTCACCAAGACACCAACTTAAGTAtatcttcttctcttttaaCTTATGCATCTTACAATGAGTAATTTCTCTGAACAGTCACTCCATGtttgaaaaattacataaaaatattacttttatttttttcgcaaaatatatttaaaataataaaaatatttttctctcttctaaTATGATGACATGTCACATTATTCCCTTTTTAAACAATagtttttaactattttaaatcattcatattttataactaataaaaatttattacttttccatattattaaaaaaaagaattttattgttatcaaaatgtgatatcatacttttaataaatttacttttatttatttattatattaaaaataaagttgcatttgtatttatctattttattatatcaagagaataataaaaaagaattttattcctttttaatactaaaagaaaaaataaaaatcatttttatcattctgttgatatgataaaatagataaatacagatgcaactttatttttaatataataaataaataaaagtaaaattattaaaagtaaatgaagttaaaaatatgatatgacattttaataacaataaaagttctttttttaacaatacagaataataataaattttgatttagttataaatatgaatggtttaaaagaattaaaaaaattgttaaaaaatgaataacgtGACATGTCATCTCATTAGGAGAGAAAAGGATGTCTTTATTGTTTCAAGTATATTTTGGAGAAAATATGAATAGTcctaaaagaaacaaaagtgaTATTTCTAGACAATTTTTCAAACATTGGGTGACTATTTAGGGAAATTACTCCTTAAACAATGTATAACATTtgacatatttatttacaataAGTTAAAAGGTGATTCAATATTATTAGTGGCGGATCTAGAATTTTCATTAAGGATTTTcggaaaaaaaatatagtacttaagatttgaatttgaaaCCTTAATGTTAGTTTTGAACTCCTCAATAACTAAGCCAACCTCTACTCTTCTATTCAAGAggttcaaaattaatatatagacataaaaaaaaattaaaataccttatatatacaatataagttCTTGCCAAAAGGTTTCAA
This region of Solanum dulcamara chromosome 9, daSolDulc1.2, whole genome shotgun sequence genomic DNA includes:
- the LOC129903179 gene encoding lysine-specific demethylase JMJ21 isoform X2; this encodes MRPVSSPMEVGQFDRRPAALGDLRILPDEILCSILTYLTPRDVARLSCVSSVMYILCNEEPLWMSLCIDITDRQLQYKGSWKRTALDQLNVTFENNESCQKPLHFNGFNSLFLYRRLYRCYTSLNGFYYDTGNVERAKNLSIEEFRDKYDGQKPVLIGGLADTWPARTTWTTEELLKNYGDTAFKLSQRSRHKIRMKLKNYVSYMKVQHDEDPLYIFDEKFGEAAPELLKEYNVPNMFKEDFFDVLDMDQRPPFRWLIVGPERSGASWHVDPSLTSAWNTLLCGRKRWALYPPGRVPLGVTVHVNEEDGDVNIDSPSSLQWWLDFYPLLTEEDKPIECTQLPGDTIFVPSGWWHCVLNLETTVAVTQNFVNSKNFEFVCLDMAPGYRHKGVCRAGLLALDDIIIEDVRKNMFSLESGLSCSDLSRKDKRIRVDQPKGSEYGSTIDGVSKCIDFTEVEFSYDINFLAMFLDKEQDHYTSLWSSSNSIGQREMRMWLSKLWVEKPETRDLIWKGACLALNADRWYARATEICTFHGLPLLTDDERLPVGTGSNPVYLAGDNVIKILVEEGLEACLHSLGTELEFYSSLQKMNSPLRNHIPNVLSSGILYVENGLCKVQCWDGKGIPEVIVNFRPLVEHEQADYPFGLWSKRQFDYRKAGMSVAEVVSSGSGTTIWPYVITQRCKGKIYAQIRDSISWEDTLNLASFLGEQMRNLHLVPCPALNDPTLLETQQKAVPNANGNLEDDEDKICVPAEWNLFLKTLNRKKKDVCDRLTKWGDPIPRELIEKVEEYIPDDLQKVDMGVGSCTWIHSDVMDDNIHMEPCFLTSRSGETTDDPKLIDNVSAIGSNLSEPIRAWRPTHILDFSGLSVGDPISDLIPIHLDIFRGDPHLLKQFLDSYKLPFVKTGVNASAKTNGFQRLSYRVMCYCILHDENVLGAIFSTWKKLKMAKSWEEVEEAVWGDLNNYTGSC
- the LOC129903179 gene encoding lysine-specific demethylase JMJ21 isoform X1: MRPVSSPMEVGQFDRRPAALGDLRILPDEILCSILTYLTPRDVARLSCVSSVMYILCNEEPLWMSLCIDITDRQLQYKGSWKRTALDQLNVTFENNESCQKPLHFNGFNSLFLYRRLYRCYTSLNGFYYDTGNVERAKNLSIEEFRDKYDGQKPVLIGGLADTWPARTTWTTEELLKNYGDTAFKLSQRSRHKIRMKLKNYVSYMKVQHDEDPLYIFDEKFGEAAPELLKEYNVPNMFKEDFFDVLDMDQRPPFRWLIVGPERSGASWHVDPSLTSAWNTLLCGRKRWALYPPGRVPLGVTVHVNEEDGDVNIDSPSSLQWWLDFYPLLTEEDKPIECTQLPGDTIFVPSGWWHCVLNLETTVAVTQNFVNSKNFEFVCLDMAPGYRHKGVCRAGLLALDDIIIEDVRKNMFSLESGLSCSDLSRKDKRIRVDQPKGSEYGSTIDGVSKCIDFTEVEFSYDINFLAMFLDKEQDHYTSLWSSSNSIGQREMRMWLSKLWVEKPETRDLIWKGACLALNADRWYARATEICTFHGLPLLTDDERLPVGTGSNPVYLAGDNVIKILVEEGLEACLHSLGTELEFYSSLQKMNSPLRNHIPNVLSSGILYVENGLCKVQCWDGKGIPEVIVNFRPLVEHEQADYPFGLWSKRQFDYRKAGMSVAEVVSSGSGTTIWPYVITQRCKGKIYAQIRRDSISWEDTLNLASFLGEQMRNLHLVPCPALNDPTLLETQQKAVPNANGNLEDDEDKICVPAEWNLFLKTLNRKKKDVCDRLTKWGDPIPRELIEKVEEYIPDDLQKVDMGVGSCTWIHSDVMDDNIHMEPCFLTSRSGETTDDPKLIDNVSAIGSNLSEPIRAWRPTHILDFSGLSVGDPISDLIPIHLDIFRGDPHLLKQFLDSYKLPFVKTGVNASAKTNGFQRLSYRVMCYCILHDENVLGAIFSTWKKLKMAKSWEEVEEAVWGDLNNYTGSC